From a region of the Mycolicibacterium sp. MU0050 genome:
- a CDS encoding CbiQ family ECF transporter T component, which translates to MNPLEVSAAQNRWSTDPAAEKVCLYGGLLLCAMLLPPRTGAPLVLLATAVATLGLARVRPRLFVLALLGPAVFIAIGSLPIAVSLRGGPHLEPGGVEIAVNTALRSIAASAATIGLAMTTSMADLLDLARRAGMPAALCHVADLTFRLVGILVRSARTAREAVTLRLGLRDPRGAIVVIGAQSALIFVRATGRARAMSEAMSLRAEPGMTAVLTADRPVRPARLAVIAAALTVVAVAAVASWRAWQGV; encoded by the coding sequence GTGAACCCGCTGGAGGTCAGCGCCGCGCAGAACCGGTGGTCGACCGATCCCGCCGCCGAGAAGGTCTGCCTCTACGGCGGGCTGCTGCTGTGCGCGATGCTGCTGCCCCCGCGCACCGGCGCGCCGCTGGTGTTGCTGGCCACGGCGGTGGCGACGCTGGGCCTGGCGCGGGTCCGGCCACGCCTGTTCGTCCTGGCGCTGCTGGGGCCCGCGGTGTTCATCGCGATCGGGTCGCTGCCGATCGCGGTGAGCCTGCGGGGCGGGCCGCACTTGGAACCGGGCGGCGTCGAGATCGCAGTGAACACCGCGCTGCGGTCGATCGCCGCGTCGGCGGCGACCATCGGCTTGGCCATGACGACGTCGATGGCCGACCTGCTCGACCTGGCGCGGCGGGCCGGGATGCCGGCGGCGCTGTGCCACGTGGCCGACCTGACGTTCCGGTTGGTCGGAATTCTCGTGCGGTCCGCGCGGACGGCGCGGGAGGCGGTCACCCTGCGGCTGGGATTGCGGGACCCGCGGGGCGCGATCGTGGTGATCGGCGCGCAGTCGGCGCTCATCTTCGTGCGCGCCACCGGGCGGGCCCGGGCCATGTCGGAGGCGATGTCGCTGCGCGCCGAACCGGGCATGACCGCGGTGCTCACCGCCGACCGGCCGGTGCGCCCGGCCCGGCTGGCCGTGATCGCCGCGGCGCTGACGGTCGTGGCGGTGGCCGCGGTGGCGAGTTGGCGGGCCTGGCAGGGTGTGTGA
- the lysS gene encoding lysine--tRNA ligase produces the protein MSEADLPEQFRIRQAKRERLLSEGHDPYPVVVPRTHTLAQIRADYPDLERDTQTGDTVGVAGRVVFARNSGKLCFATLQDGDGTQLQAMISLASTGQEALDAWKSDVDLGDIVFVRGEVISSRRGELSVLADSWQMASKALRPLPVAHKEMSEESRVRQRYVDLIVRPEARKVARQRIAVVRAVRSALERRGFLEVETPMLQTQAGGAAARPFVTHSNALDTDLYLRIAPELFLKRCVVGGLDKIFELNRNFRNEGADSTHSPEFAMLETYQAYGDYNDSALVTRELIQEVADEALGTRQVPLPDGSLYDLDGEWQFLQMYESLSESLGEEITPGTSAEHLWGIADRLEVEIPRDRGYGHGKLVEELWEYKVGDHLWAPTFVRDFPVETTPLTRQHRSVEGVTEKWDLYIRGFELATGYSELIDPVIQRERFAAQALAAAAGDDEAMQLDEDFLAAMEYAMPPTTGTGMGIDRLLMALTGLSIRDTVLFPIVRRQSN, from the coding sequence GTGAGTGAGGCCGATCTTCCCGAACAGTTCCGGATTCGCCAGGCCAAGCGTGAACGTCTGCTGTCCGAAGGCCACGACCCGTACCCGGTCGTGGTTCCGCGCACGCACACGTTGGCGCAGATCCGGGCCGATTACCCGGACCTAGAACGCGACACCCAGACCGGTGACACCGTCGGTGTCGCGGGGCGGGTCGTGTTCGCCCGGAACTCCGGCAAGCTGTGCTTCGCCACGCTGCAGGACGGGGACGGCACGCAGCTGCAGGCGATGATCAGCCTGGCCTCGACCGGGCAGGAGGCGCTGGACGCCTGGAAGAGCGACGTCGACCTCGGCGACATCGTCTTCGTCCGCGGCGAGGTGATCAGTTCCCGTCGCGGCGAACTGTCGGTGCTCGCCGATTCCTGGCAGATGGCGTCGAAGGCCCTGCGTCCGCTGCCGGTCGCCCACAAGGAGATGAGCGAGGAGTCCCGGGTCCGGCAGCGCTACGTGGACCTCATCGTCCGGCCCGAAGCCCGCAAGGTCGCTCGGCAGCGCATCGCCGTCGTCCGCGCCGTGCGGTCGGCCCTGGAGCGGCGCGGTTTCCTCGAAGTCGAGACGCCGATGCTGCAGACCCAGGCCGGTGGCGCGGCCGCCCGCCCGTTCGTGACGCATTCCAATGCCCTCGACACCGATCTGTACCTGCGTATCGCGCCGGAACTGTTCCTGAAACGCTGTGTCGTGGGTGGCTTGGACAAGATCTTCGAGCTGAATCGGAACTTCCGAAACGAGGGCGCGGATTCCACCCATTCGCCGGAATTCGCGATGTTGGAGACATACCAGGCGTACGGCGACTACAACGATTCCGCGTTGGTGACGCGGGAGCTTATTCAAGAAGTCGCTGATGAAGCGTTGGGCACACGGCAGGTCCCCCTGCCGGATGGCTCACTGTACGACCTTGATGGCGAATGGCAATTCCTTCAAATGTACGAGTCATTGTCGGAATCTCTGGGCGAGGAGATCACCCCGGGGACATCCGCGGAGCACTTGTGGGGCATTGCTGACCGGCTGGAGGTCGAGATCCCGCGGGACCGTGGTTACGGCCATGGCAAGCTGGTCGAAGAACTCTGGGAGTACAAGGTGGGCGACCACCTGTGGGCACCGACGTTCGTGCGGGATTTTCCGGTCGAGACAACGCCTTTGACCCGTCAGCACCGCAGCGTCGAGGGGGTCACCGAGAAATGGGACCTGTATATCCGCGGCTTCGAGCTGGCGACGGGCTACTCGGAGCTCATCGACCCGGTCATCCAGCGGGAGCGGTTCGCTGCCCAGGCGTTGGCGGCCGCGGCCGGTGACGACGAGGCCATGCAGCTCGACGAGGATTTCCTGGCCGCCATGGAGTATGCGATGCCGCCCACCACGGGCACCGGAATGGGAATCGATCGGTTGTTGATGGCGCTTACCGGCCTGTCAATTCGGGACACCGTTTTGTTCCCCATTGTGCGTCGACAGTCGAACTGA
- a CDS encoding type III pantothenate kinase translates to MLLAIDVRNTHTVVGLVSGAGDNAKVVQQWRIRTEPEVTADELALTIDGLIGDDSDRLTGAVALSTVPSILHEIRGMLEQYWGAVPHVLIEPGVRTGVPLLVDNPKEVGADRIVNCLAAFHKYSAPAIVVDFGSSICVDVVSAKGEFLGGAIAPGVQVSSDAAAARSAALRRVEMTRPRSVVGKNTVECMQAGAVFGFAGLVEGIIRRIREDIDGFDGEDVVVVATGHTAPLLLPELQTAARYDRHLTLDGLRLVFERNRDGGRGKTRQPG, encoded by the coding sequence GTGCTGCTGGCCATCGACGTCCGCAATACCCACACCGTCGTCGGCTTGGTCTCGGGTGCGGGCGACAACGCAAAAGTTGTGCAGCAGTGGAGGATTCGCACCGAACCCGAGGTCACTGCCGACGAGCTGGCGCTGACCATCGACGGCCTCATCGGGGACGATTCGGACCGCCTCACCGGAGCCGTCGCGCTCTCGACGGTCCCGTCGATCCTGCACGAGATCAGGGGGATGCTCGAGCAGTACTGGGGCGCGGTGCCGCACGTGCTCATCGAACCGGGCGTGCGGACCGGGGTGCCGCTGTTGGTGGACAACCCCAAAGAGGTCGGCGCGGACCGGATTGTCAACTGCTTGGCGGCCTTTCACAAGTATTCTGCGCCGGCCATCGTGGTGGACTTCGGTTCGTCCATCTGTGTCGACGTGGTGTCCGCCAAGGGCGAGTTTCTCGGCGGTGCCATTGCCCCGGGCGTTCAGGTGTCCTCCGATGCGGCGGCCGCGCGTTCGGCCGCGCTGCGGCGCGTGGAGATGACCCGCCCGCGCTCGGTGGTGGGGAAGAACACCGTCGAGTGCATGCAGGCCGGTGCGGTGTTCGGGTTCGCCGGCCTGGTCGAGGGCATCATCCGGCGGATCCGCGAGGACATCGACGGGTTCGACGGTGAGGACGTGGTGGTGGTCGCCACCGGGCACACCGCGCCGCTGCTGCTGCCCGAACTGCAGACCGCGGCCCGCTACGACCGGCATCTGACGCTCGACGGCCTGCGGCTGGTGTTCGAGCGCAACCGCGACGGTGGCCGCGGAAAGACCCGGCAGCCGGGCTGA
- a CDS encoding ATP-dependent Clp protease ATP-binding subunit, protein MFERFTDRARRVVVLAQEEARMLNHNYIGTEHILLGLIHEGEGVAAKSLESLGISLEGVRSQVEEIIGQGQQAPSGHIPFTPRAKKVLELSLREALQLGHNYIGTEHILLGLIREGEGVAAQVLVKLGAELTRVRQQVIQLLSGYQGKETAEAGTGGRGGESGNPSTSLVLDQFGRNLTAAAADGKLDPVIGREKEIERVMQVLSRRTKNNPVLIGEPGVGKTAVVEGLAQAIVHGEVPETLKDKQLYTLDLGSLVAGSRYRGDFEERLKKVLKEINTRGDIILFIDELHTLVGAGAAEGAIDAASILKPKLARGELQTIGATTLDEYRKYIEKDAALERRFQPVQVGEPTVEHTIEILKGLRDRYEAHHRVSITDGAIVAAATLADRYINDRFLPDKAIDLIDEAGARMRIRRMTAPPDLREFDEKIADARREKESAIDAQDFEKAARLRDSEKQLVAQRAEREKQWRSGDLDVVAEVDDEQIAEVLGNWTGIPVFKLTEEETTRLLRMEEELHKRIIGQEDAVKAVSKAIRRTRAGLKDPKRPSGSFIFAGPSGVGKTELSKALANFLFGEDDALIQIDMGEFHDRFTASRLFGAPPGYVGYEEGGQLTEKVRRKPFSVVLFDEIEKAHQEIYNTLLQVLEDGRLTDGQGRTVDFKNTVLIFTSNLGTSDISKAVGLGFTQGGGENNYERMKLKVNDELKKHFRPEFLNRIDDIIVFHQLTQDEIIKMVDLMIGRVGNQLKAKDMEMVLTDQAKALLAKRGFDPVLGARPLRRTIQREIEDALSEKILFDEIGPGQLITVDVENWDGEGAGEDARFTFTGSPKAVSTDEPDLAGAGAGGSGSATAAE, encoded by the coding sequence ATGTTCGAAAGATTCACCGACCGAGCACGTCGGGTTGTCGTCCTGGCTCAAGAAGAAGCCCGGATGCTGAACCACAACTACATCGGCACCGAGCACATCCTGCTGGGCCTCATCCACGAGGGTGAGGGCGTGGCCGCCAAGTCACTCGAGTCGCTGGGCATTTCCCTGGAGGGCGTGCGCAGCCAGGTCGAGGAGATCATCGGTCAGGGCCAGCAGGCCCCTTCCGGCCACATCCCGTTCACGCCGCGCGCCAAGAAGGTGCTCGAGCTGAGCCTGCGTGAGGCGCTGCAACTCGGCCACAACTACATCGGGACCGAGCACATTCTGCTCGGCCTGATCCGGGAGGGCGAGGGCGTGGCTGCGCAGGTGCTGGTCAAGCTCGGCGCCGAGCTCACCCGGGTGCGCCAGCAGGTCATTCAGCTGCTGTCCGGCTACCAGGGCAAGGAGACCGCCGAGGCGGGCACCGGCGGGCGGGGCGGCGAGTCCGGCAACCCGTCGACGTCGCTGGTCCTCGATCAGTTCGGTCGCAACCTGACCGCCGCCGCCGCCGACGGCAAGCTCGACCCGGTCATCGGCCGCGAGAAGGAAATCGAGCGGGTCATGCAGGTGCTGTCCCGTCGCACCAAGAACAACCCGGTGCTCATCGGTGAGCCCGGCGTCGGCAAGACGGCCGTGGTCGAGGGCCTCGCGCAGGCCATCGTGCACGGCGAGGTGCCGGAGACGCTCAAGGACAAGCAGCTCTACACGCTGGACCTGGGTTCGCTGGTCGCCGGCAGCCGCTACCGCGGTGACTTCGAGGAACGCCTGAAGAAGGTGCTCAAGGAGATCAACACCCGCGGCGACATCATCCTGTTCATCGACGAGCTGCACACGCTCGTGGGTGCCGGGGCGGCCGAGGGCGCCATCGACGCGGCGTCGATCCTGAAGCCGAAGCTGGCCCGCGGTGAGCTGCAGACCATCGGTGCCACCACCCTCGACGAGTACCGCAAGTACATCGAGAAGGACGCCGCGCTGGAACGCCGCTTCCAGCCGGTGCAGGTCGGCGAGCCGACGGTCGAGCACACCATCGAGATCCTCAAGGGGCTGCGCGACCGGTACGAGGCGCACCACCGCGTGTCGATCACCGACGGCGCGATCGTCGCGGCCGCCACCCTGGCGGACCGCTACATCAACGACCGCTTCCTGCCGGACAAGGCGATCGACCTGATCGACGAGGCCGGTGCCCGGATGCGGATCCGCCGGATGACGGCTCCGCCGGATCTGCGCGAGTTCGACGAGAAGATCGCCGACGCCCGCCGGGAGAAGGAATCCGCGATCGACGCGCAGGACTTCGAGAAGGCCGCGCGGCTGCGGGACTCCGAGAAGCAGCTGGTCGCCCAGCGCGCCGAGCGCGAGAAGCAGTGGCGCTCCGGTGATCTCGATGTGGTCGCCGAGGTCGACGACGAGCAGATCGCCGAGGTTTTGGGCAACTGGACCGGCATCCCCGTGTTCAAGCTGACCGAGGAGGAGACCACTCGGTTGCTGCGCATGGAGGAGGAGCTGCACAAGCGGATCATCGGCCAGGAGGACGCCGTCAAGGCAGTCTCCAAGGCGATCCGTCGTACCCGCGCCGGGTTGAAGGACCCCAAGCGCCCGTCCGGCTCGTTCATCTTCGCCGGCCCGTCCGGTGTCGGTAAGACCGAGCTGTCCAAGGCGCTGGCGAACTTCCTGTTCGGCGAGGACGACGCGCTCATCCAGATCGACATGGGCGAGTTCCACGACCGCTTCACCGCGTCGCGGCTGTTCGGTGCCCCTCCGGGCTACGTCGGCTACGAAGAGGGCGGCCAGCTCACCGAGAAGGTCCGGCGCAAGCCGTTCTCGGTGGTGCTGTTCGACGAGATCGAGAAGGCCCACCAGGAGATCTACAACACCCTGTTGCAGGTGCTCGAGGACGGCCGTCTCACCGACGGTCAGGGCCGCACGGTCGACTTCAAGAACACCGTGCTGATCTTCACCTCGAACCTGGGCACGTCCGACATCTCCAAGGCGGTCGGTCTGGGCTTCACCCAGGGTGGCGGTGAGAACAACTACGAGCGGATGAAGCTCAAGGTCAACGACGAGCTCAAGAAGCACTTCCGGCCGGAGTTCCTCAACCGCATCGACGACATCATCGTGTTCCACCAGCTCACGCAGGACGAGATCATCAAGATGGTGGACCTGATGATCGGTCGGGTCGGCAACCAGCTGAAGGCCAAGGACATGGAGATGGTCCTGACCGATCAGGCCAAGGCGCTGCTGGCCAAGCGCGGATTCGACCCGGTGCTGGGTGCGCGGCCGCTGCGCCGCACCATCCAGCGCGAGATCGAGGACGCGCTCAGCGAGAAGATCCTGTTCGACGAGATCGGGCCGGGTCAGCTCATCACCGTCGACGTCGAGAATTGGGACGGCGAGGGGGCCGGCGAAGACGCCCGGTTCACCTTCACCGGTTCGCCCAAGGCGGTGTCGACCGATGAGCCGGACCTCGCCGGCGCGGGCGCCGGCGGATCGGGTTCCGCGACCGCGGCCGAATAG
- the lsr2 gene encoding histone-like nucleoid-structuring protein Lsr2 — translation MARKVTVTLIDDFDGEGSADETVEFGLDGVTYEIDLSTKNAAKLRSDLKKWVESGRRVGGRRRGRAPAKGGRGAIDREQSAAIREWARRNGHNVSTRGRIPADVIEAFHAAN, via the coding sequence ATGGCGAGGAAAGTTACCGTCACCCTGATCGACGATTTCGACGGTGAAGGCTCCGCTGACGAAACTGTGGAATTCGGGCTCGACGGCGTCACCTATGAGATCGACCTTTCGACCAAGAACGCCGCAAAATTGCGTTCCGATCTGAAGAAATGGGTGGAATCGGGCCGTCGGGTCGGCGGCCGCCGCCGGGGTCGTGCGCCGGCCAAGGGCGGCCGCGGCGCCATCGACCGCGAGCAGAGCGCCGCGATCCGCGAATGGGCCCGGCGCAACGGCCACAATGTGTCGACGCGCGGCCGCATTCCCGCCGACGTCATCGAGGCCTTCCACGCCGCGAACTGA
- a CDS encoding ABC transporter ATP-binding protein, protein MDGILALRDVGFSYPRGPQVFDGVSLSLQPGERIALLGANGSGKTTLLRILVGLATPTTGAVLLDGAALKSSRADRTRLRTRVQMVLQEPDDQIVGATVRADVSFGPANLGLDRAEVVARVDEAMAALGIGDLADRTPNHLSFGERKRVSIAGAVAMRPRVLLLDEATAGLDPQAVEELLDTLSALADAGTAVVLATHDVDVAWTWSRESLVLGDRTVRRGTTHELLCDDELLAGARLTIPWGAAVSRRLNRIVLRPDEV, encoded by the coding sequence GTGGACGGGATCCTGGCGCTGCGCGACGTCGGGTTCTCCTATCCGCGGGGGCCGCAGGTCTTCGACGGCGTCAGCTTGTCGCTGCAGCCCGGTGAACGGATTGCGCTGTTGGGCGCCAACGGATCCGGCAAGACGACCCTGCTGCGCATCCTGGTCGGTCTCGCCACGCCGACGACGGGCGCGGTGCTGCTCGACGGCGCCGCGCTGAAGTCCTCCCGCGCAGACCGTACCCGGCTGCGGACCCGGGTGCAGATGGTGCTGCAGGAACCCGACGACCAGATCGTCGGGGCGACCGTGCGCGCGGACGTCTCCTTCGGGCCGGCCAACCTGGGCCTGGACCGCGCGGAGGTGGTGGCCCGCGTCGACGAGGCGATGGCGGCGCTGGGCATCGGCGACCTCGCCGACCGCACCCCCAACCATCTGTCCTTCGGCGAGCGCAAGCGGGTCAGCATCGCCGGGGCGGTGGCGATGCGCCCGCGCGTGCTCCTGCTCGACGAGGCCACCGCCGGGCTGGATCCGCAGGCGGTCGAGGAACTCCTCGACACGCTCAGCGCGCTGGCCGACGCGGGCACCGCCGTCGTCCTGGCCACCCACGACGTCGACGTGGCGTGGACCTGGTCCCGCGAGAGCCTGGTGCTGGGCGACCGCACCGTGCGGCGCGGCACAACCCATGAGCTGCTGTGCGACGACGAGTTGCTCGCCGGCGCCCGGCTGACCATTCCGTGGGGTGCTGCGGTCTCGCGCAGGCTGAACCGGATCGTGCTCCGCCCCGACGAGGTATGA
- the panD gene encoding aspartate 1-decarboxylase: MMRTMLKSKIHRATVTHADLHYVGSVTIDADLMDAADLLEGEQVTIVDIDNGARLVTYAITGERGSGVIGINGAAAHLVHPGDLVILIAYGTMADAEARAYQPRIVFVDADNRQIDLGEHASDPAYVPDDAGELLSPRGLR; the protein is encoded by the coding sequence ATGATGCGAACCATGCTCAAATCCAAGATCCACCGTGCGACCGTCACGCACGCCGATCTGCACTACGTGGGCTCGGTGACCATCGATGCCGACCTGATGGACGCCGCGGACCTGTTGGAAGGCGAGCAGGTCACCATCGTCGACATCGACAACGGCGCGCGGTTGGTGACCTACGCGATCACCGGTGAGCGCGGCAGCGGCGTGATCGGGATCAACGGTGCCGCAGCGCATCTGGTCCATCCCGGCGACCTGGTGATCCTGATTGCCTACGGCACCATGGCGGACGCCGAGGCGCGCGCCTACCAGCCGCGGATCGTGTTCGTCGATGCCGACAACCGCCAGATCGACCTCGGGGAGCACGCCTCGGACCCGGCCTACGTGCCCGACGACGCCGGCGAGTTGCTGTCCCCGCGGGGGCTGCGGTAG